One part of the Sorangiineae bacterium MSr11954 genome encodes these proteins:
- a CDS encoding aminotransferase class I/II-fold pyridoxal phosphate-dependent enzyme — MQDIWKSAAATAVVNDSIGEAMTTPVHKNASIASALRTEPKYLHLKHVQEQLSRSGLTLPYFLVHEGASNNTTVIEGRELINFASYNYLALSGDPETSAYAKSAIDRFGTSVSASRVASGEIALHQDLERELSEFLGVPDCLLHVSGHATNVGTIGHLFDHRDIIFHDSFIHNSVIEGCKLSGAQRIAFPHNDAREANRLIDAHRGTYRHALIVLEGVYSVDGDIADLPRFIELKKRYNAFLMVDEAHSLGVLGERGRGIGEHFAVDRADVDLWMGTLSKALGSCGGYIAGDKELIGYLKYTSPAFVFSVGMPPATTAAALAALRILVRQPERVHTLHERGRLFLELAKARGLDTGISLDTAIVPVITGDSVIAVKLADALAEKGINVQPIVYPAVAKDSARLRFFIAADHTIEQIRHTVDATGEALARLRSKGVAP, encoded by the coding sequence ATGCAAGACATATGGAAGTCGGCGGCGGCCACCGCCGTCGTCAACGACTCAATTGGAGAGGCCATGACCACCCCCGTGCATAAAAATGCGTCGATAGCCTCCGCGCTCCGCACGGAGCCGAAGTATCTGCACCTCAAACATGTGCAAGAGCAGCTCTCCCGGTCGGGGCTTACCCTCCCCTATTTCCTGGTGCACGAGGGGGCGAGCAATAACACCACGGTGATCGAAGGGCGAGAGCTCATCAATTTTGCAAGTTACAATTATCTCGCGCTCTCCGGCGATCCAGAGACATCGGCCTACGCCAAAAGTGCGATCGATCGCTTCGGTACGTCCGTCTCCGCGAGCCGCGTTGCCTCCGGCGAGATCGCGCTCCACCAGGACCTCGAGCGTGAATTGTCCGAGTTTCTAGGGGTTCCGGACTGCCTGCTCCACGTCAGTGGACACGCGACGAACGTCGGTACCATCGGCCATCTCTTCGACCATCGAGATATCATTTTTCATGACAGCTTCATTCATAACAGCGTCATCGAAGGCTGCAAGCTGTCCGGCGCGCAACGCATCGCATTTCCCCACAACGACGCGCGCGAGGCAAACCGTCTCATCGACGCCCATCGCGGCACGTACCGTCACGCCCTCATCGTGCTCGAGGGGGTCTACAGCGTGGACGGCGATATCGCCGATCTGCCCCGCTTCATCGAGTTGAAGAAGCGGTACAACGCATTTCTCATGGTCGACGAGGCACACTCTCTGGGCGTTCTCGGAGAGCGGGGTCGAGGGATCGGTGAGCACTTCGCGGTCGATCGGGCCGACGTTGATCTCTGGATGGGGACGTTGAGCAAAGCGCTGGGGAGCTGCGGCGGATACATCGCCGGAGACAAGGAGCTCATCGGGTACTTGAAATACACCTCGCCCGCCTTCGTCTTCTCGGTGGGGATGCCGCCGGCCACCACGGCGGCGGCGCTCGCCGCGCTCCGCATCCTGGTGCGCCAACCGGAGCGGGTCCACACGTTGCATGAGCGCGGCCGCCTTTTCTTGGAGCTCGCGAAGGCGCGCGGGCTCGACACCGGCATCTCCTTGGACACCGCGATCGTCCCAGTGATCACCGGTGACTCCGTGATCGCGGTGAAGCTCGCGGATGCGCTCGCGGAGAAGGGGATCAACGTGCAGCCGATTGTCTATCCGGCGGTGGCGAAGGACTCCGCGCGCCTCCGCTTCTTCATCGCCGCGGATCACACGATCGAACAGATTCGTCATACCGTCGACGCCACGGGCGAGGCGCTGGCCCGCTTACGGAGCAAAGGAGTAGCTCCATGA
- a CDS encoding AMP-binding protein — translation MATDTLLDSFIEHAIQRPDKPALTWHGRRTTYGQLYELARYVHRRIENLEIPATAPIGVLAPKSPESIALILGCLLARRRFLLPSPDLGETTLRTLFSRGGCRHVLTPELTTFTGPALAETRASDAVSFMLTTSCLAGVPKIVPITGEAIDRFTSWAGARFAIGPQTRVLNYAPLHFHLCLLDIWTTLRFGGCAVLVDPVKATQPRHLVELLKSSEVHLVQAVPMLYQLLADATAGGGQRFESVERVLFTGDAMPARCLDELGRLFPRARYYNVYGCTETNASFLYELAPEAPRHVSVPLGEPLPGVDYLLVDEDARIVTGAGVGEIYVSTPFQARNYLGGDEAEKFAPHPIDGGPARFFRSGDIIRRDRDGTLTRESRNDFVVKVRGTRVDTQVVEAALGEHGQVAEAVVIALPDAMAGHLLHAIVRRKPQSTLNGVELRQYCADRLPGSAMPSTIQLVDEPLPRSTTGQIDRRRIASETQTARTQNVERITQFIVEEFLPDLPARELAADYDLLAGGVIDSLGLLKVFSWLEESFGLAEDEVELTPENFRSVKAIEAFIDATSAGGRSA, via the coding sequence ATGGCAACGGATACATTATTGGATTCTTTTATCGAGCATGCGATCCAGCGGCCCGATAAACCCGCGCTGACCTGGCATGGAAGGAGAACGACGTACGGCCAGCTGTACGAGCTGGCACGTTACGTCCATCGCCGAATCGAAAACCTGGAAATCCCTGCAACGGCCCCCATCGGGGTACTGGCCCCCAAATCACCTGAATCCATCGCGTTGATTCTCGGCTGCCTTCTGGCCCGCCGCCGGTTCCTGCTTCCGTCTCCCGATCTGGGCGAGACGACACTGCGCACACTGTTTTCGCGGGGTGGCTGCCGTCACGTCCTCACCCCCGAACTGACCACGTTCACCGGGCCAGCCCTCGCGGAGACGAGGGCTTCCGATGCCGTCTCGTTCATGCTCACCACATCGTGTTTGGCCGGGGTGCCGAAGATTGTACCGATCACGGGAGAGGCGATCGACCGGTTCACGTCCTGGGCCGGCGCCCGTTTCGCGATCGGTCCCCAGACGCGCGTGCTCAACTACGCCCCGCTCCACTTCCACCTTTGCCTGCTCGATATCTGGACCACGCTGCGCTTCGGCGGCTGCGCCGTCCTGGTCGATCCGGTCAAGGCCACCCAGCCGCGCCACCTCGTCGAGCTCCTCAAGTCCTCCGAGGTGCACCTCGTGCAGGCCGTGCCCATGCTGTACCAGCTGCTCGCCGACGCCACGGCAGGTGGCGGCCAGCGTTTCGAGAGCGTCGAGCGGGTGCTGTTTACCGGGGACGCGATGCCCGCCCGCTGCCTGGACGAGCTGGGCCGACTCTTTCCGCGTGCACGATATTACAACGTGTATGGGTGCACGGAGACCAACGCGAGCTTCCTGTACGAGCTCGCCCCCGAGGCGCCTCGACACGTGTCCGTCCCATTGGGTGAGCCGCTGCCCGGTGTCGATTATCTGCTGGTCGACGAGGACGCCCGGATCGTCACGGGCGCGGGCGTCGGCGAGATCTACGTGTCGACGCCTTTTCAAGCCCGTAACTACCTCGGTGGAGACGAGGCTGAGAAGTTCGCGCCGCACCCCATCGACGGCGGCCCAGCGCGGTTCTTCCGCAGCGGCGACATCATCCGGCGTGATCGGGACGGGACGCTCACCCGCGAAAGTCGAAACGACTTCGTCGTGAAGGTCCGGGGGACCCGGGTCGACACGCAGGTGGTCGAGGCCGCGCTCGGGGAACACGGTCAGGTGGCGGAGGCCGTCGTGATCGCGCTCCCCGATGCAATGGCCGGACACCTTCTGCATGCGATTGTCCGCCGCAAACCTCAATCGACCCTGAACGGCGTGGAGCTCCGACAGTACTGCGCCGACCGGCTGCCCGGATCCGCGATGCCGTCGACGATCCAGCTGGTCGACGAACCACTCCCGAGGAGCACCACCGGCCAGATCGACCGGCGGCGCATTGCCTCCGAGACCCAGACGGCGCGCACCCAGAACGTTGAACGCATCACCCAGTTCATCGTGGAGGAGTTCCTCCCCGACCTCCCAGCCCGCGAGCTCGCGGCCGACTACGATCTGCTTGCCGGCGGTGTCATCGATAGCCTTGGACTGCTCAAGGTGTTCAGCTGGCTGGAAGAATCCTTTGGGCTCGCGGAGGACGAGGTCGAGCTAACGCCGGAGAATTTCCGCTCGGTCAAAGCGATCGAAGCCTTCATTGACGCAACGTCTGCCGGGGGCAGGAGCGCGTAG
- a CDS encoding sigma-70 family RNA polymerase sigma factor yields the protein MRQRILVGSEGAGPKLAEYRGRGALRRWLRVVAVRTALNLVDRPERGLPMSDRSWERFPAPDDLELAYFRTLYRAEFDRALRDAAARLTPRERLLLRQSFIDGWTIDDLGSHYHVHRATASRWLLQARERLVTMTRELLMERLRCSRSRLESALALVRSELHISLSSLL from the coding sequence GTGCGGCAGCGTATCCTGGTTGGCAGCGAAGGCGCTGGGCCCAAGCTCGCCGAATACCGGGGACGCGGCGCGCTGCGACGCTGGCTTCGCGTGGTGGCCGTGCGCACGGCGCTGAATCTCGTGGACCGGCCCGAGCGCGGGCTCCCTATGTCCGACAGGTCTTGGGAACGCTTTCCGGCGCCCGATGATCTGGAGCTCGCCTATTTTCGCACGCTCTATCGCGCGGAGTTCGATCGCGCGTTGCGAGACGCTGCAGCCCGCCTGACCCCCCGGGAACGACTCCTCTTGCGGCAGTCCTTTATCGACGGGTGGACCATCGACGATCTCGGCAGCCACTACCATGTACACCGCGCGACGGCGTCGCGCTGGCTGCTGCAGGCGCGCGAGCGTCTCGTCACCATGACCCGTGAGCTGCTGATGGAGCGACTGCGTTGTTCGCGCTCGCGGCTGGAGAGCGCTCTGGCGCTGGTACGCAGCGAGCTACACATCAGTCTATCAAGCCTTCTTTGA
- a CDS encoding helix-turn-helix domain-containing protein, with the protein MAEAHPLELRARVVEAYEAGDGSYAVIAARFRIGEASVKRWVRRGRRGVPLGADPKRGGTPSPIGQGDVDALVAKLRDATANEITAEFNRLRPRGARVHVSSMKRALHRYGYVIKKNADGRWSVSDPTS; encoded by the coding sequence ATGGCGGAAGCGCACCCTCTTGAATTGAGAGCCAGGGTCGTCGAGGCGTACGAAGCTGGCGACGGAAGCTATGCGGTAATTGCCGCTCGATTTCGTATCGGTGAGGCGAGCGTCAAGCGGTGGGTTCGTCGAGGGCGTCGTGGCGTGCCGCTCGGCGCCGACCCGAAGCGAGGCGGAACGCCGTCCCCGATCGGCCAGGGCGACGTTGATGCGCTTGTTGCGAAGCTGCGCGATGCGACCGCTAACGAGATTACGGCGGAGTTCAATCGGCTTCGCCCGCGGGGCGCGCGAGTTCATGTGTCCAGCATGAAGCGCGCGCTGCATCGGTATGGGTACGTCATCAAAAAAAACGCCGACGGCCGTTGGAGTGTCAGCGACCCGACGTCATAG
- a CDS encoding transposase, translated as MEKLVFLDESGLNLAMSRSHAWVKRGREFIDRIPMNWGTNLTLLGAMRLSGWVVLSTMFKTANRPRFLAWLKRKLLPRLYPGDVLVMDNLPAHRDPRVVAACKARGVRVVYLPPYSPDLNPIESGWALQKQYVRRHAPRHPKALRLIARRARFRVTETHASNWFVHAGYRAPLR; from the coding sequence GTGGAAAAGCTGGTTTTTCTCGACGAATCGGGCCTAAACCTGGCCATGAGTCGGAGCCACGCCTGGGTGAAGCGAGGTCGCGAATTCATCGATCGCATTCCTATGAACTGGGGCACGAACCTCACACTTCTTGGGGCGATGCGCCTATCGGGATGGGTCGTCCTCAGCACGATGTTCAAAACGGCCAACCGTCCCCGCTTCCTGGCTTGGCTGAAACGCAAGCTGCTCCCTCGACTGTACCCCGGAGACGTCCTGGTGATGGACAACCTCCCCGCCCACCGCGACCCGCGTGTCGTAGCCGCCTGCAAGGCGCGCGGCGTTCGTGTCGTCTACTTGCCCCCATACTCGCCCGACCTCAATCCAATTGAATCCGGCTGGGCCCTCCAAAAGCAATACGTGCGACGCCACGCTCCCCGCCACCCCAAAGCGCTTCGGCTCATCGCCAGACGAGCGCGCTTTCGAGTCACCGAGACGCACGCGAGCAACTGGTTCGTTCACGCCGGTTATCGGGCTCCACTCAGGTGA